A single Streptomyces sp. Edi2 DNA region contains:
- the dapD gene encoding 2,3,4,5-tetrahydropyridine-2,6-dicarboxylate N-succinyltransferase, translating into MTDAAVSAASSRTTGAVAAGLATVTSDGTVLDTWFPAPELVGAPGPAGTERLDDERATELLGAAVLKAIGPDPVREVEVVAVRTVISSLDDKPLDAHDAYLRLHLLSHRLVKPHGQNLEGLFGLLSNAAWTSLGPVAVDRLETVRLNARAEGLHLMVTSIDKFPRMTDYVAPTGVRIADADRVRLGAHLAAGTTVMHEGFVNFNAGTLGTSMVEGRISAGVVIGDGSDIGGGASTMGTLSGGGKQIIAIGERCLLGAESGIGIALGDECVVEAGLYVTAGTRVTLPDGQIVKALELSGADNILFRRNSTTGTVEARPNKATWGGLNEVLHSHN; encoded by the coding sequence ATGACCGATGCTGCTGTTTCCGCTGCTTCTTCCCGTACGACCGGCGCCGTCGCCGCCGGGCTCGCCACCGTCACCTCCGACGGCACCGTTCTCGACACCTGGTTCCCGGCGCCCGAGCTGGTCGGTGCGCCCGGCCCGGCCGGCACCGAGCGCCTTGACGACGAGCGCGCCACCGAACTGCTGGGCGCCGCCGTGCTCAAGGCGATCGGCCCCGACCCGGTCCGTGAGGTAGAGGTCGTCGCCGTCCGTACGGTCATCTCCTCCCTCGACGACAAGCCGCTGGACGCGCACGACGCCTACCTGCGCCTCCACCTGCTCAGCCACCGGCTGGTCAAGCCGCACGGGCAGAACCTGGAAGGCCTCTTCGGGCTGCTGTCCAACGCCGCCTGGACCTCGCTGGGCCCGGTGGCCGTCGACCGGCTGGAGACGGTGCGGCTGAACGCCCGCGCCGAGGGGCTGCACCTGATGGTCACCAGCATCGACAAGTTCCCCCGGATGACCGACTACGTCGCGCCCACCGGGGTGCGGATCGCGGACGCCGACCGGGTGCGCCTGGGGGCACACCTCGCGGCCGGCACCACCGTCATGCACGAGGGCTTCGTCAACTTCAACGCCGGGACGCTGGGCACCTCCATGGTCGAGGGCCGGATCAGCGCGGGCGTAGTCATCGGCGACGGCTCCGACATCGGCGGCGGCGCCTCCACCATGGGCACCCTCTCGGGCGGCGGCAAGCAGATCATCGCCATCGGCGAGCGCTGCCTGCTGGGCGCCGAGTCGGGCATCGGCATCGCGCTCGGCGACGAGTGTGTCGTCGAGGCCGGGCTGTACGTGACCGCCGGTACCCGCGTCACGCTGCCCGACGGCCAGATCGTCAAGGCCCTGGAGCTCTCCGGCGCGGACAACATCCTCTTCCGCCGCAACTCCACCACCGGCACCGTCGAGGCCCGCCCGAACAAGGCGACCTGGGGCGGCCTCAACGAGGTGCTGCACAGCCACAACTGA
- a CDS encoding non-heme iron oxygenase ferredoxin subunit, translated as MTYVRAAALSELEENTPKRVELDGTPISLVRTEGEVFAINDICSHANVSLSEGEVEDCSIECWLHGSSFDLRTGKPNGLPATRPVPVYPVKIEGDDVLVSVTQES; from the coding sequence ATGACCTACGTACGCGCGGCGGCGCTGAGCGAGCTGGAGGAGAACACCCCCAAGCGGGTGGAGCTCGACGGCACGCCCATTTCCCTGGTCCGCACCGAGGGCGAGGTGTTCGCGATCAACGACATCTGCTCGCATGCGAACGTCTCCCTCTCGGAGGGGGAGGTCGAGGACTGCTCGATCGAGTGCTGGCTGCACGGTTCGAGCTTCGACCTGCGCACCGGCAAGCCGAACGGCCTTCCCGCCACGCGCCCCGTCCCCGTTTACCCCGTCAAGATCGAAGGGGACGACGTGCTCGTCTCCGTCACCCAGGAGTCCTGA
- a CDS encoding multidrug efflux SMR transporter, with translation MVYLTLAGAILSEVLATTAMKYSNGFSKLWPSLATALGYLLAFALLAQTLKSMSVGTAYAIWAGVGTALIAAIGMVFLGESTNALKILGVLLVIAGVVVLNLDGAH, from the coding sequence ATGGTCTATCTGACGCTCGCCGGCGCGATCCTCTCCGAGGTGCTTGCGACCACCGCGATGAAGTACAGCAACGGCTTCAGCAAGCTGTGGCCTTCGCTGGCCACCGCGCTGGGCTATCTGCTCGCCTTTGCGCTGCTCGCCCAGACGCTCAAATCGATGAGCGTCGGCACCGCGTACGCCATCTGGGCCGGTGTCGGAACGGCGCTGATCGCCGCGATCGGGATGGTCTTCCTGGGGGAGAGCACCAATGCGCTGAAGATCCTCGGCGTACTGCTGGTCATCGCGGGGGTCGTGGTGCTGAATCTGGACGGGGCGCACTGA
- a CDS encoding EI24 domain-containing protein, which yields MRDLAAGMRYLGKGQRWVAQHGRWWGFGLIPALIALVLYAAVLTVLALWSGDIAAWATPFADGWGSPWQGLLRGVFVALLFAGGLMLSVLTFTAVTLLIGDPFYESLSEKVEESEGYCPPSPDRPLWQEIWIALRDSVHVLLRAAGFGILLFVLGFVPFLGQTVIPAIGFCVSGFFLAVELTSVAMQRRDIPVRERLRLLRGRKALAVGFGTPVVLLFLIPFVAVVLMPGAVAGATLLVRDLVADEEEPPAPDRGEAAAGHDPAAGARYGQPGAPYAQPGAQSGFGAAPPPFPASQGQPQAPQRYPRPQSGPGSSAARPPAAW from the coding sequence ATGCGTGATCTTGCAGCGGGGATGCGGTATCTGGGTAAGGGGCAGCGCTGGGTCGCCCAGCACGGCCGGTGGTGGGGATTCGGGCTGATTCCGGCGCTGATCGCGCTGGTGCTGTACGCCGCGGTGCTCACCGTGCTCGCCCTCTGGTCCGGCGATATCGCGGCCTGGGCGACGCCGTTCGCCGACGGCTGGGGCTCGCCCTGGCAGGGGCTGCTGCGCGGAGTCTTCGTGGCGCTGCTGTTCGCCGGCGGGCTGATGCTGTCGGTGCTGACGTTCACCGCCGTCACCCTGCTGATCGGCGACCCCTTCTACGAGTCGCTGTCGGAGAAGGTCGAGGAGTCCGAGGGGTACTGCCCGCCGTCCCCGGACCGCCCGCTGTGGCAGGAGATCTGGATCGCCCTGCGCGACAGCGTCCATGTGCTGCTGCGGGCCGCCGGTTTCGGGATCCTGCTGTTCGTCCTCGGGTTCGTGCCCTTCCTCGGGCAGACCGTGATCCCCGCCATCGGCTTCTGCGTCTCCGGCTTCTTCCTCGCCGTCGAGCTGACCTCGGTGGCCATGCAGCGCCGGGACATTCCGGTGCGGGAGCGGCTGCGGCTGCTGCGGGGCCGTAAGGCGCTCGCGGTCGGCTTCGGCACCCCGGTCGTGCTGCTGTTCCTGATCCCGTTCGTCGCGGTGGTGCTGATGCCGGGCGCGGTGGCCGGAGCGACGCTGCTGGTACGGGACCTGGTGGCGGACGAGGAGGAGCCGCCCGCGCCGGACCGGGGCGAAGCCGCGGCGGGGCACGACCCGGCCGCCGGCGCGCGGTACGGACAGCCGGGCGCGCCGTATGCGCAGCCGGGCGCCCAGAGCGGCTTCGGGGCGGCGCCCCCGCCCTTCCCCGCTAGCCAGGGACAGCCGCAGGCACCGCAGCGGTATCCCCGTCCGCAGTCCGGTCCAGGGTCGTCTGCAGCGCGTCCGCCAGCCGCCTGGTGA
- a CDS encoding ABC transporter ATP-binding protein, with protein MRSTSPGSDPRPPGREPAVEITGLVKRYGTKTAVDGLDLTVARGAVTAVLGPNGAGKTTTIETCEGYRRPDAGRVRVLGLDPVADAAALRPRIGVMLQSGGVYAGAKAEEMLRHTATLHAHPLDIGGLIDRLGLGSCGRTPYRRLSGGQQQRLALAMAVVGRPELVFLDEPTAGLDPQARHATWDLVRELRADGVSTVLTTHFMDEAEQLADDVAIIDGGRVIAQGTPDALCRGGAENSLRFTGRPGLDIASLLKALPADSAAAEPASGVYRVHGKVNPQLLATVASWCAQNGVMPDAIAVERHTLEDVFLELTGKELRA; from the coding sequence ATGCGCAGCACCTCCCCGGGGAGCGACCCCCGGCCCCCCGGACGAGAGCCTGCCGTCGAGATCACCGGCCTGGTCAAGCGATACGGGACCAAGACCGCCGTGGACGGCCTCGATCTGACCGTCGCGCGCGGCGCGGTGACCGCCGTGCTCGGCCCCAACGGCGCCGGCAAGACCACCACCATCGAGACCTGCGAGGGCTACCGCCGCCCGGACGCCGGCCGCGTCCGGGTCCTGGGCCTGGACCCGGTCGCCGACGCCGCGGCGCTGCGGCCGCGGATCGGCGTGATGCTGCAGTCCGGCGGCGTCTACGCGGGCGCCAAGGCGGAGGAGATGCTGCGGCACACCGCCACCCTGCACGCCCACCCCCTCGACATCGGCGGGCTCATCGACCGGCTCGGTTTGGGCAGCTGCGGCCGGACTCCCTACCGGCGGCTGTCCGGCGGCCAGCAGCAGCGCCTCGCGCTGGCGATGGCCGTGGTCGGCCGCCCCGAACTCGTCTTCCTCGACGAGCCGACGGCCGGCCTCGACCCGCAGGCCAGGCACGCCACCTGGGACCTCGTACGGGAGCTGCGCGCCGACGGCGTCAGTACCGTGCTGACCACCCACTTCATGGACGAGGCCGAGCAGCTGGCCGACGATGTCGCGATCATCGACGGCGGCCGGGTGATCGCCCAGGGCACCCCGGACGCCCTGTGCCGCGGCGGCGCGGAGAACAGCCTGCGCTTCACCGGCCGCCCCGGCCTCGACATCGCCTCGCTCCTCAAGGCGCTGCCCGCCGACAGCGCCGCCGCGGAACCGGCCTCCGGCGTCTACCGCGTCCACGGCAAGGTCAACCCGCAGCTGCTGGCCACCGTCGCCTCCTGGTGTGCCCAGAACGGCGTGATGCCCGACGCGATAGCCGTCGAGCGCCACACCCTGGAGGACGTCTTCCTGGAGCTCACGGGCAAGGAGCTGCGCGCATGA
- a CDS encoding cysteine desulfurase, translating into MTQLPGLLDTEAIRKDFPILDRQIHDGKKVVYLDNAATSQKPRQVLDALNAYYERHNANVHRGVHVLAEEATALYEGARDKVAAFINAPSRDEVIFTKNASESLNLVANMLGWADEPYRVDRETEIVITEMEHHSNIVPWQLLSQRTGAKLKWFGITDDGRLDLSNIDEVITEQTKIVSFTLVSNIMGTINPVETIIRRAQEVGALVCIDASQAAPHMVLDVQALQADFVAFTGHKMCGPTGIGVLWGRQELLEDLPPFLGGGEMIETVSMHSSTYAPAPHKFEAGTPPIAQAVGLGAAVDYLASIGMDQIAAHEHAITEYAVKRLLEVPDLRIIGPSTAEDRGATLSFTLGDIHPHDVGQVLDEQGIAVRVGHHCARPVCLRFGIPATTRASFYLYSTPAEVDALVEGLEHVRNFFG; encoded by the coding sequence GTGACACAGCTGCCGGGCCTCCTCGACACCGAGGCGATCCGTAAGGACTTCCCCATCCTGGATCGTCAGATCCATGACGGGAAGAAGGTCGTATACCTGGACAACGCGGCGACCTCCCAGAAGCCGCGTCAGGTCCTCGACGCCCTGAACGCCTACTACGAACGCCACAACGCCAACGTCCACCGCGGCGTGCATGTGCTCGCCGAGGAGGCCACGGCGCTGTATGAAGGTGCCCGTGACAAGGTGGCCGCCTTCATCAACGCCCCGAGCCGCGACGAGGTGATCTTCACCAAGAACGCCTCGGAGTCGCTCAACCTCGTGGCCAACATGCTCGGCTGGGCCGATGAGCCCTACCGCGTGGACCGCGAGACCGAGATCGTCATCACGGAGATGGAGCACCACTCCAACATCGTCCCGTGGCAGCTGCTCTCGCAGCGCACCGGCGCGAAGCTGAAGTGGTTCGGCATCACCGACGACGGACGTCTCGACCTGTCCAACATCGACGAGGTCATCACGGAGCAGACGAAGATCGTCTCCTTCACGCTGGTCTCCAACATCATGGGCACCATCAACCCGGTCGAGACGATCATCCGCCGCGCCCAGGAGGTCGGCGCGCTGGTCTGCATCGACGCCTCGCAGGCCGCCCCGCACATGGTGCTGGACGTGCAGGCGCTGCAGGCCGACTTCGTGGCCTTCACCGGCCACAAGATGTGCGGTCCGACCGGCATCGGTGTGCTGTGGGGCCGCCAGGAGCTGCTGGAGGACCTTCCGCCGTTCCTCGGCGGCGGCGAGATGATCGAGACCGTCTCGATGCACTCCTCGACGTATGCGCCCGCGCCGCACAAGTTCGAGGCCGGTACGCCCCCGATCGCCCAGGCCGTCGGCCTCGGCGCGGCCGTGGACTACCTCGCCTCGATCGGCATGGACCAGATCGCCGCGCATGAGCACGCGATCACCGAGTACGCCGTCAAGCGGCTGCTGGAGGTCCCCGACCTGCGCATCATCGGCCCGAGCACGGCCGAGGACCGCGGGGCGACGCTCTCCTTCACGCTCGGCGACATCCATCCGCACGATGTCGGCCAGGTGCTGGACGAGCAGGGCATCGCGGTCCGCGTGGGTCACCACTGCGCACGGCCGGTCTGCCTGCGCTTCGGAATTCCTGCGACCACGCGAGCGTCGTTCTATCTGTACTCCACGCCCGCCGAGGTCGACGCCTTGGTCGAGGGCCTGGAGCACGTCCGCAACTTCTTCGGTTAA
- the sufC gene encoding Fe-S cluster assembly ATPase SufC — MATLEIHDLHVSVEAENGPREILKGVDLTVKQGETHAIMGPNGSGKSTLAYSLAGHPKYTITGGTVTLDGENVLEMSVDERARAGVFLAMQYPVEVPGVSVSNFLRTSATAIRGEAPKLRLWVKEVKEAMERLQMDPSFAERNVNEGFSGGEKKRHEILQLELLKPAIAILDETDSGLDVDALRTVSEGVNRVRETGEVGTLLITHYTRILRYIKPDQVHVFANGRIAESGGAELADKLEAEGYEEYTKGGATA, encoded by the coding sequence ATGGCAACGCTTGAGATCCACGACCTGCACGTCTCCGTCGAGGCCGAGAACGGCCCGCGCGAGATCCTGAAGGGCGTCGACCTGACCGTGAAGCAGGGCGAGACGCACGCCATCATGGGCCCCAACGGCTCCGGCAAGTCGACCCTCGCCTACTCCCTCGCGGGTCACCCCAAGTACACGATCACCGGCGGCACCGTCACCCTCGACGGCGAGAACGTCCTGGAGATGTCCGTCGACGAGCGCGCCCGCGCCGGCGTCTTCCTCGCCATGCAGTACCCGGTCGAGGTGCCCGGCGTCTCGGTCTCCAACTTCCTGCGCACCTCCGCGACCGCGATCCGCGGCGAGGCCCCCAAGCTGCGGCTGTGGGTCAAGGAGGTCAAGGAGGCCATGGAGCGCCTGCAGATGGACCCCTCCTTCGCCGAGCGCAACGTCAACGAGGGCTTCTCCGGCGGTGAGAAGAAGCGCCACGAGATCCTGCAGCTGGAGCTGCTGAAGCCCGCCATCGCGATCCTCGACGAGACCGACTCCGGTCTGGACGTCGACGCGCTGCGCACCGTCTCCGAGGGCGTCAACCGCGTCCGCGAGACCGGCGAGGTCGGCACCCTGCTGATCACCCACTACACGCGCATCCTGCGCTACATCAAGCCCGACCAGGTCCACGTCTTCGCCAACGGCCGGATCGCCGAGTCCGGCGGCGCCGAGCTCGCCGACAAGCTGGAGGCCGAGGGCTACGAGGAGTACACGAAGGGTGGCGCAACCGCGTGA
- the sufB gene encoding Fe-S cluster assembly protein SufB has product MTLPTETAHPELEGLGKYEYGWADSDVAGASAKRGLSEAVVRDISAKKNEPEWMLKLRLKGLKLFDKKPMPNWGSDLSGIDFDNIKYFVRSTEQQAASWEDLPEDIKNTYDKLGIPEAEKQRLVAGVAAQYESEVVYHQIREDLEEQGVLFLDTDTALKEHPEIFQEYFGTVIPVGDNKFASLNTAVWSGGSFIYVPKGVHVDIPLQAYFRINTENMGQFERTLIIVDEDAYVHYVEGCTAPIYKSDSLHSAVVEIIVKKGGRCRYTTIQNWSNNVYNLVTKRAVAYEGATMEWVDGNLGSKVTMKYPAVYLMGEHAKGETLSIAFAGEGQHQDAGSKMVHMAPNTSSNIVSKSVARGGGRTSYRGLVEIGEGAAGSKSNVLCDALLVDTISRSDTYPYVDVREDDVSMGHEATVSKVSEDQLFYLMARGLTEFEAMAMIVRGFVEPIARELPMEYALELNRLIELQMEGAVG; this is encoded by the coding sequence ATGACGCTCCCCACGGAGACTGCTCACCCCGAGCTCGAGGGCCTGGGCAAGTACGAATACGGCTGGGCCGACTCCGACGTGGCCGGCGCTTCCGCGAAGCGCGGTCTTTCCGAGGCCGTCGTCCGCGACATCTCGGCGAAGAAGAACGAGCCGGAGTGGATGCTCAAGCTCCGCCTCAAGGGTCTGAAGCTGTTCGACAAGAAGCCCATGCCGAACTGGGGCTCGGACCTGTCGGGCATCGACTTCGACAACATCAAGTACTTCGTCCGCTCCACGGAGCAGCAGGCCGCCTCCTGGGAGGACCTGCCCGAGGACATCAAGAACACCTACGACAAGCTCGGCATCCCCGAGGCGGAGAAGCAGCGCCTGGTCGCCGGTGTCGCCGCGCAGTACGAGTCCGAGGTCGTCTACCACCAGATCCGTGAGGACCTGGAGGAGCAGGGCGTCCTCTTCCTGGACACCGACACCGCGCTCAAGGAGCACCCGGAGATCTTCCAGGAGTACTTCGGCACGGTCATCCCGGTCGGCGACAACAAGTTCGCGTCGCTGAACACCGCGGTGTGGTCCGGCGGCTCGTTCATCTACGTCCCCAAGGGTGTCCACGTCGACATCCCGCTGCAGGCCTACTTCCGGATCAACACCGAGAACATGGGCCAGTTCGAGCGGACGCTGATCATCGTCGACGAGGACGCCTACGTCCACTACGTCGAGGGCTGCACGGCGCCGATCTACAAGTCGGACTCGCTGCACTCCGCGGTCGTCGAGATCATCGTGAAGAAGGGCGGCCGCTGCCGCTACACGACCATCCAGAACTGGTCGAACAACGTCTACAACCTGGTCACCAAGCGCGCCGTCGCCTACGAGGGCGCGACCATGGAGTGGGTCGACGGCAACCTCGGCTCCAAGGTGACGATGAAGTACCCCGCGGTCTACCTGATGGGCGAGCACGCCAAGGGCGAGACCCTGTCCATCGCCTTCGCGGGCGAGGGCCAGCACCAGGACGCCGGCTCCAAGATGGTCCACATGGCGCCGAACACCTCCTCCAACATCGTCTCCAAGTCGGTGGCGCGAGGCGGCGGCCGGACCTCCTACCGCGGTCTGGTCGAGATCGGCGAGGGTGCCGCGGGCTCCAAGTCCAACGTGCTGTGTGACGCCCTGCTGGTGGACACCATCTCCCGCTCGGACACCTACCCCTACGTCGACGTCCGCGAGGACGACGTCTCCATGGGCCACGAGGCGACCGTCTCCAAGGTCAGCGAGGACCAGCTCTTCTACCTGATGGCCCGTGGCCTGACGGAGTTCGAGGCCATGGCGATGATCGTGCGCGGCTTTGTCGAGCCGATCGCCCGTGAGCTGCCGATGGAGTACGCGCTGGAGCTGAACCGGCTGATCGAGCTGCAGATGGAAGGCGCGGTCGGCTGA
- a CDS encoding ArsR family transcriptional regulator, with amino-acid sequence MKYASEEQEGPAVDRTAGPAASAPEQTAQPAAGTAPAPAPHDEQQGTRNRVARSILDHGPSTAAELALRLRLTQAAVRRHLDALAAEGVVEPREKRVYGARGRGRPAKSFALTDCGRDAFDQAYDQLASDALRWIAQSAGGGEQGEAAVAAFARARLAAQAEGYRKAVESAEPEARTEALAKALTGDGYAATARSAPNPQLGEQLCQHHCPVAHVAEQYPQLCEAETEVFSRLLGTHVQRLATIAHGDGVCTTFIPKAGAGKAAHSTARTSKTTTASASTAGRNPA; translated from the coding sequence GTGAAATACGCGAGCGAGGAACAGGAAGGGCCCGCGGTCGACCGGACCGCAGGGCCGGCCGCCTCCGCGCCCGAGCAGACCGCGCAGCCCGCAGCGGGCACCGCGCCCGCCCCGGCGCCGCACGACGAACAGCAGGGCACCCGCAACCGGGTCGCCCGCTCCATCCTCGACCACGGTCCGTCCACCGCGGCCGAGCTGGCCCTGCGGCTGCGGCTGACCCAGGCCGCGGTGCGCCGGCATCTGGACGCGCTGGCCGCCGAGGGCGTCGTCGAGCCCCGCGAGAAGCGCGTCTACGGCGCGCGGGGCCGCGGCCGCCCGGCGAAGTCCTTCGCCCTCACCGACTGCGGGCGGGACGCCTTCGACCAGGCCTACGACCAGCTCGCCTCCGATGCGCTGCGCTGGATCGCGCAGAGCGCGGGCGGCGGCGAGCAGGGCGAGGCCGCCGTCGCGGCATTCGCCCGCGCGCGGCTCGCCGCCCAGGCGGAGGGCTACCGCAAGGCGGTCGAGAGCGCTGAGCCCGAGGCCCGTACCGAGGCCCTGGCGAAGGCATTGACCGGGGACGGGTACGCTGCTACGGCGCGCAGCGCCCCCAATCCCCAGCTCGGTGAACAGCTCTGCCAGCACCACTGCCCGGTCGCCCATGTCGCCGAGCAGTACCCGCAGCTGTGCGAGGCGGAGACCGAGGTCTTCTCCCGATTGCTCGGGACCCACGTACAGCGGCTTGCCACCATCGCCCATGGCGACGGGGTATGCACGACCTTCATCCCGAAGGCCGGTGCCGGCAAGGCCGCTCACAGCACCGCACGCACCAGCAAGACCACCACAGCATCTGCAAGCACGGCCGGGAGGAACCCCGCATGA
- a CDS encoding metal-sulfur cluster assembly factor: MTDTPTTTTKPASEEEVREALYDVVDPELGIDVVNLGLIYGIHVDDANIATIDMTLTSAACPLTDVIEDQAKSATDGIVNELKINWVWMPPWGPDKITDDGREQLRALGFNV, from the coding sequence ATGACCGACACCCCGACCACCACCACCAAGCCGGCCTCTGAGGAAGAGGTCCGCGAGGCGCTGTACGACGTCGTGGACCCCGAGCTGGGCATCGATGTCGTCAACCTGGGGCTGATCTACGGCATCCACGTCGACGACGCCAATATCGCCACCATCGACATGACGCTGACCTCCGCGGCCTGCCCGCTGACCGACGTCATCGAGGACCAGGCGAAGTCCGCCACGGACGGCATCGTCAACGAACTGAAGATCAACTGGGTCTGGATGCCCCCGTGGGGCCCGGACAAGATCACCGACGACGGCCGCGAGCAGCTGCGCGCGCTGGGCTTCAACGTCTGA
- a CDS encoding TetR family transcriptional regulator produces MARRYDPDRRQRIIDAAIAVVGERGIAGLSHRAVAAAADVPLGSTTYHFATLDELLVAALRQSNVMCLADFARWVDGIDQAAPLAEEVARLVEDTLTGDRRRMELEYELYLAALRHEAVRPIAAECLDEMVRLLGQRIGDLRTARTVVALTDGLVLQHLLTGQPFDPEAVRAGLAGVLG; encoded by the coding sequence ATGGCCCGGCGCTACGATCCGGACCGGCGGCAGCGGATCATCGATGCGGCGATCGCCGTGGTCGGCGAGCGCGGGATCGCCGGGCTCAGCCACCGCGCCGTGGCCGCCGCGGCGGATGTGCCGCTCGGCTCGACCACCTACCACTTCGCGACCCTGGACGAGCTGCTGGTCGCCGCGCTGCGGCAGTCCAACGTGATGTGCCTGGCGGACTTCGCGCGCTGGGTCGACGGCATCGACCAGGCGGCGCCGCTCGCGGAGGAGGTCGCGAGGCTGGTCGAGGACACGCTGACCGGTGACCGCAGGCGGATGGAGCTGGAGTACGAGCTGTATCTGGCGGCGCTGCGGCACGAGGCGGTGCGGCCGATCGCCGCCGAGTGCCTGGACGAGATGGTGCGGCTGCTCGGACAGCGGATCGGCGATCTGCGCACGGCGCGGACGGTGGTGGCCCTGACCGACGGGCTGGTGTTGCAGCATCTGCTGACCGGGCAGCCCTTCGACCCCGAGGCGGTCCGGGCCGGGCTGGCCGGGGTGCTGGGCTGA
- the sufU gene encoding Fe-S cluster assembly sulfur transfer protein SufU yields MKLDSMYQDVILDHYKHPHGRGLRDGDAEVHHVNPTCGDEITLRVRLDGSTIEDVSYEGQGCSISQASASVLNDLLVGKELDEAQKIQETFLELMQSKGQVEPDDAMEEILEDAVAFAGVSKYPARVKCALLSWMAWKDATAKALSEEAKTA; encoded by the coding sequence GTGAAGCTGGATTCCATGTACCAGGACGTCATCCTGGACCACTACAAGCACCCGCACGGGCGCGGTCTTCGGGACGGCGACGCCGAGGTGCACCACGTCAACCCCACGTGCGGTGACGAGATCACGCTGCGCGTGCGGCTCGACGGCTCGACGATTGAGGATGTGTCCTACGAGGGCCAGGGCTGCTCCATCAGCCAGGCCAGCGCGTCGGTGCTCAACGACCTCCTGGTCGGCAAGGAGCTCGACGAGGCGCAGAAGATCCAGGAGACGTTCCTGGAGCTGATGCAGTCCAAGGGGCAGGTCGAGCCGGATGACGCCATGGAGGAGATCCTGGAGGACGCGGTGGCGTTCGCCGGTGTCTCCAAGTACCCGGCGCGTGTGAAGTGCGCGCTGCTCAGCTGGATGGCCTGGAAGGACGCCACGGCCAAGGCCCTCTCCGAGGAGGCGAAGACCGCATGA
- the sufD gene encoding Fe-S cluster assembly protein SufD, translating into MAEAQISPAGSTTTGSIAVAAESTVATRMSAPPSYDVADFPVPHGREEEWRFTPLARLKGLHDGSAEAGGPDLKIDITAPEGVTHELVDRADPRVGKAGVPVDRVAAQAYSSFEKASVVTVPKETVLSEPIRITVHGEGGTAFGHQVIELGAFAEAVVVIDHTGDAVLAANVDYLLGDGAKLTVVSVQDWDDTAVHVGQHNALVGRDAGFKSVIVTFGGDVVRLHPRINYAGPGGEAELYGLYFTEQGQHQEHRLMVDHEAPNCRSNVTYKGALQGDDAHAVWIGDVLIQASATGTDTYELNRNLVLTDGARVDSVPNLEIETGEIVGAGHASATGRFDDEQLFYLMARGIPADEARRLVVRGFFAELVQQIGLPDVEERLMSKIEAELEASAA; encoded by the coding sequence ATGGCTGAGGCTCAGATTTCCCCGGCGGGTTCCACGACCACCGGCTCCATCGCGGTGGCCGCGGAGTCCACCGTCGCCACGAGGATGAGCGCCCCGCCGTCCTACGACGTGGCGGACTTCCCGGTGCCGCACGGCCGCGAGGAGGAGTGGCGCTTCACGCCTCTCGCGCGGCTGAAGGGCCTGCACGACGGGAGCGCCGAGGCCGGCGGTCCCGACCTGAAGATCGACATCACGGCGCCCGAGGGCGTCACCCACGAGCTCGTCGACCGTGCCGACCCCCGGGTCGGCAAGGCCGGGGTGCCCGTGGACCGGGTCGCGGCGCAGGCGTACAGCTCCTTCGAGAAGGCCTCGGTCGTCACGGTCCCCAAGGAGACCGTGCTGTCCGAGCCGATCCGGATCACCGTGCACGGCGAGGGCGGCACCGCCTTCGGCCACCAGGTCATCGAGCTGGGCGCGTTCGCCGAGGCGGTCGTCGTCATCGACCACACCGGTGACGCGGTGCTGGCCGCCAACGTCGACTACCTCCTCGGCGACGGCGCCAAGCTGACCGTGGTCTCGGTCCAGGACTGGGACGACACCGCGGTCCACGTCGGGCAGCACAACGCTCTCGTCGGCCGGGATGCTGGCTTCAAGTCCGTGATCGTCACCTTCGGCGGCGATGTCGTGCGGCTTCACCCGCGTATCAACTACGCCGGCCCCGGTGGCGAGGCCGAGCTCTACGGCCTCTACTTCACCGAGCAGGGCCAGCATCAGGAGCACCGCCTCATGGTCGACCATGAGGCGCCGAACTGCCGCTCGAACGTCACGTACAAGGGCGCGCTCCAGGGCGACGACGCACACGCCGTCTGGATCGGCGACGTCCTCATCCAGGCGTCCGCCACCGGCACCGACACCTACGAGCTCAACCGCAACCTCGTCCTCACCGACGGCGCGCGGGTCGACTCGGTCCCCAACCTGGAGATCGAGACCGGCGAGATCGTCGGCGCCGGTCACGCCTCGGCGACCGGCCGCTTCGACGACGAGCAGCTGTTCTACCTGATGGCCCGCGGCATCCCGGCCGACGAGGCCCGCCGGCTGGTCGTCCGCGGCTTCTTCGCCGAACTGGTCCAGCAGATCGGTCTCCCGGACGTCGAAGAGCGTCTGATGAGCAAGATCGAGGCCGAGCTGGAAGCGTCCGCGGCATGA